The following are encoded in a window of Cupriavidus oxalaticus genomic DNA:
- a CDS encoding putative quinol monooxygenase, with protein MSGTYTLVGIARAKSHRREALVSQLTTLQTRGLKEPGCLDYHVGQDAEDARVFVIYMVWDSKGALESHLNRPYMRDFHASRQEFVEGDFSFRWLNAA; from the coding sequence ATGTCCGGAACGTACACGCTAGTCGGCATCGCCCGTGCCAAGTCCCATCGCCGCGAGGCGCTGGTGTCCCAGCTCACCACCCTGCAAACGCGCGGGCTGAAGGAGCCCGGCTGCCTGGACTACCACGTCGGGCAGGATGCCGAGGATGCGCGGGTCTTCGTGATCTACATGGTCTGGGACTCGAAAGGCGCGCTGGAATCGCACCTGAACCGGCCGTACATGCGCGATTTCCATGCGTCGCGGCAGGAATTCGTCGAGGGCGATTTCAGTTTCCGCTGGCTGAACGCCGCCTGA